The DNA segment CTTAATACCTAGGAAGAAGAAGTTTCAAGTCAGAACGACTAAATGCTCTGGAGCTTCACACTTGCAGGGCTGCATGAATTAACTCTTTGGTGGTGACATGGGTACAGCAGCCTGGCAAGTGGCCATGGGCAGCAGGGTGCCCACCCACCATGAGGGCACCCACACACAGGCTGTGTGTGGTGCACAGTAGGCTGGGAGTTCTGTGGCACTACATTCAGCTAAAAGACCCTGTATAACCACAACAGCAAATCTTTGAAAAGGGTCCCTTTGTAGGCAGCCTCCATTTTCACATGCCAAGGTATTTCTTTCACTGAGATCAAGTCCTTTACAAAGCTCCCTAGGAGAAGGATTGGAATGTTTACCTCAATAGATTTGCtgtaaaaaaaagcaaatctgATATGAAAAAGAGTGTGATATGTAAACTAGAACTCCCTTCACCTCTCGTGACCAGCAATTACAAGAATTGATCCAGAATGAATCACTGTTATTTCAAAGGACACCAGATGAGTTGGCGACCAAGGGTTCTTTTCAATTCTGAATCAAATTCCTTAGAGCCATATACAAAATGCATTGTTCCTGTTAACTCTTTACCTTGAATCTCCTGCTCATGTGCAGAGACATTAGATGTGACTGCTGCaattttagaaacaaaaagcGTAAGTTTCATTATCCTCAGAAAGGGCATTTTACTCCATTTTCTCTTGTCCCACATGCCCAGACCTGATCTCATCTCACACTCAAGAGCACTGTTTCTATAAATGCTGGTGCTTCTGGACAGGCAGATTAACTGGAGGATTCACTCCTCCAGTGGGTTTGATTCAAGTGATTCTTGTATGTAAAGATATTCAGAATACTCAAAAATTCCTGTTGATTCCTGGGACTGAGACAATATCTATTCCTTAATTAATTCTGAAAGCACTGCTTCTGCCTCTCTCCTTTCCTGAATAAGATGGAGGCAGACACTTGCTGATCTTCTTTAATTTGTTTAGTCTAAGAACATGAGTGAAGCCAATGTTAGCTCTTTAAATGGTGCAGTGCAGAGTTTGCAACAGGACAGATACTCTGACACTCCTGGGCTTTAGCTAGCTTTAACAATAGAAATTATTTGATGAGTACTGAAAACACTGCTGCTCtaagctctgagcagggacaagacTGTGCTGCTAGCACAGGCAACAGATATTTTAGCTATGCTATTAGATTCTATACTTCAGGAGAGCTGTGACCTCTGCAAGGACATGTTTCCATCAACCAGTGACTGGATTAACACACATTGTGTTTTCCAGCTGGCTATCCAGTTCTATTAACAGACCAATATATAGACAGACAGTCATGACTTTACCACATCATTTTGCTTGTCAGTTCACAAAATTTACGGAGCTCTCTGAATTTGAGAAAGATCAGGATACTCCAGAACAGCTTCTTACACACTAGGATTCTTGCTTCTCAGATGCCAGGGAATTTGTACTGTTGTCTTCTGGGACCAGCTTCCCTGTCTCACATTGCATGCAACAGAAGAGGCCAAACATGCCCAGATGTTTTGTTTACAGCTCAGTTGAATAGAGAAGCACAAGTTTTGGCTAACTATGCACTTTAAGAGAATAATTCAATCAGCAATCATTCAACCTCAGCATCATACAGTGTATTACAAACAGACCTGTAATGCTGCCATTTGCAATTCAAAAAGCCTAAAGAGTCAGCTAATAAAGCTAAGAGAAGGTAGAAAATAGGCATTTTCTAACTCCTGACACCTCAGGAAGAACAATTTCTTAGCAATCCCACACTGACATCTCTATTTACCCTCCTGGCTTTGCTCAACACATTGCACTGACATGCAATCAGGGAGCTGGGCACACCAGCTGGCACTTTGGCTGCCTGCTCTGAAAAGTCTCCAAGCATAAAGCTCTTCTTATTGTCTAGGGGGACTGCATGATGAGGAGACATACATTTGTCACCACTATTTCTTTCTTGTCCTTTCTACTCTCATTCTAACACTTTTAATCTTAATTACTGCCACTTCGTTTCTGCTGTTTTGTGGCTCTTACAAAGCTCCATACAGAACTTTAAAACTTACTACAACAACAACTGCCTAGTGGCATTTAAAGCCGGGAGCAACTACAGCAATACTGCAGAAGAGGAGAACACATCAACAAACCCCAGCtcacaggagcagggcagcaagCTGTCGGGAGAGTCCCTAACATTGGTATGAGACATTTGTTAGCACTGCCCAAATGAGCAGCCTTATGATGCACTAAAGTACAATATTATGGCTCCAGTGAAAGCCCAGCACAGTTCCACGAGGGTatagcagagggaaaaaaaaaaaaagccaatgtTTTTCTCACCTTCCCGTGGAGCAGGAATTTTTGAAAGGGTTGTTCTACGCTTCTGTTTCTGAAAAACAAGGAAGGCTGTAAGCAATTGCAGTAAGCAGCAAACACCTAGCACTGCTCTTCAGGGCAACATTAATACAATAAGAATTTCTGACCAAAGCCTAACTATGAGACAGAAAAGACAAGATCTCAAACTTTAAGACTGAGAGTATTATATAGAACAAGACCTATGCATTAGCACCTTAGAAAAAACTAAGCTACTTTCAAGCACTTACCTGTAAAGTTACATTGTCTTGCAAGGGAACATTCTCTTTCACATCAGCAGGAGGTACTTCTAATAATTCAGGATTTATTGCAATTACATCATTAATATCAACCTGCAAGAGCAAAGGCAGGATTTTACATAGTAGAAGAATACTGCTCTTTCCACTTAGGgactgttgttttgtttttttttttttctaatctaGACTTTCAGTGAAGGCAAACAAACTTGACCCACTGCCTGCCAAACGTTATGTTAAAACTGCTTGGAAGAGCAAAACAGTAGTTGAACAATCTGGTACATCTAAATACACCAGACAAAATGTGCTCCTTAAGCCATTTACCCTCACCTGCCAAAcaccacacagctctgcaggtgccATAGAGCTCTTCTGAAGAGAAGGGCAGAGCCCATTTGGCATCCCCTGCTCTAATCTCCCACTGCTAATCTTAGTAAATCTCAGCAGCTCTGTAACTTCTGTGCTAGGAGAGCATTAAGTGTTTACTGTGTGATTGTGCTTACCGAAATAAACGTCAAAGAGCTGCTTAGACTCTGGGAAATGAAGGATTCAGCATTTAATCCATAACTTAATTCACCTGCATCTTCACTTGCTACTGCAAACAATTTCACCTGGGACCAGCTATTCCTGACTGACCCCCGTGTGAAATCAATTCTGCCTTCACCTCATCACACACACAGCATACACACATAAGCACATAAGAAAATTGTTGGATTTTGAAGTATCTTCCTAAAGATTTAACACCCTAACACATAAGTGCAATTTAGCCAATAATTATAATCAAATCagtatatttttcatatttgaatgcagcaggcacttgcACAAGGTAAGATTTGGTTTCTAACAACCAGCCAATTGCAACTTTTAAGATTTTCACTGAAATTCAGTCTACACATTTCTAGAGACACCAGAAGGACAAATACATTTGCTGAGTATGAGACTTGTTTAAGTGTCAGGATTGCAGCCATATAACCTTCAAATGCCCCAGtctctcctctctcccatcCCGTATTTATTTCATACTGGTGCAGAAATTCAGGAAATCAAACCCAGCCCTGTTAACATGGCACCTTATTAGTAACAGATTTCAAGGAAAGCTTGAAGGCCATAGTGTAACACAGGGAAAGCCAACAAACAGCCGGAAAACTGGAATCTTAGAGCATTCAACATTGGGACAGTCGACAGTGCGAGAGGCCCAACACCTCCTTGATCCCTCTGGAAGGCAGAGGGTGCAGTTTCTCACTTTACCTTGCACATCGAGGGCACTGCTTCCATTGCGAgcccggcagcgctgcccgcccgGCGGGGCAGggagccgggcccggggctgcccggggcaggAGGGGCCGCCAGCAGCCCCCACTCACCTCCTTGCCCTTCGTAGCGCCGCTCTCAGACCACTCCACGGTCACGCAGGAGTGCTCCGCGTTCACCACCTTCACCGTTGCCTTATGGATCAAGCCTGGAAAAAGCCAGCGCTAAGCACAAACCCGGCCGCCCCACGCCGCCAGGACTCCcgcgggcggcgggggccgggACCCCACAAAcaccccattccctgctcctcaccaCTGCTGCGCTGGATGTTAATAACGACGCCGGGATAGACGTTGCGGCAGAGGCGGGAGTCCATGGCTCGGGAACAGGCTCCGCGTCCCGCCCCGGCAGCGCGACGCCCGCACGGCAACCGCCGCCGGTTTAAACCCCGCGCGCCGGCGTGCCGCGCGGCCTGCCGGGAGCCGCCCCGGGACTACATCTCCCGGCAGGCCAGGCGGCGGGCCGTGCCTCTCGGGAGATGTAGTCCCGGGGAGCGGAGACTGTGGTGATCGGTTCTACCCCGTGAGCGCGGCTGGGGGCGGGCGGTGGTACCGCTCCCGGGGAAAGGAGGCTGGGGCGATCGGCTTTACCCCGTGAGCGCGGCTGGGGGCGGGCGGTGGTGCCGCTCCCGGGGAAAGGAGGCTGGGGCGATCGGCTTCGCCCCGTGAGGGCGGCTGGGGGCGGGCACGGGCACCGCTGCCCGGAGCGGCCGCGGGATGCTCCAGCCGCGGCCGGGCAGGACAAGCTCGGGGCCGGCGGAATATCGAGGTGCGGCTGTACACACCGCAGAGATCGGGCAGCCATGGTGACCGTCAGGGTAGGGCGACGTTACGCTTTTACGTAACTCTGACGTAACGTTCATTTATAAAATAagagtttttctgtttttcaccaGAATAGGGGTAGCTCCACCGAAATGGAGCCTCAAAAAATTTCTCGACACTCGTGCCTGTTCCTCTCCACGGAAATCTTTAGTAAAAGGCGAAAGATTTATACGATCTGAAGAGAAACCAGAGTATGCCTTCCGCTCCGTCCCCGACGTGGCCGGTGTCAGTCCCACCCCGCACAAGTCACGGTGAGGCGCCGCtcggccccgcgccgcccccggccccgcacgcccggcccggcccggcccggcgggcacACCCCGGCCAGCCCTCACCGCGCGGGGCAGCGGCCCGGGGCCGGacagcggcggggcccggcaccggcgggGCCGCGGAGCACTCTGGGTATGCAAATcaggccggggccggggcggggctcGACCCCAGCCGGGCTGCGGCAGCCGCTCGCCGAGCGCCCAGCCCGCGGGAAGGCGGAACGGGGTGAGAATAAACAGTTTAACAATCAAAGAAAATAGTATGAAATTTAAAActgtgaggaaaataaaatagagtCACtgaatggtctgggttggatGGGACCTCAAAGAGCATCTCGTTCGCGTCCCTGTGCCCGAGTAGGCTCCCCTCCTGCTAGACCAGATCGCCCAAAGCCCTGCCCAACCTGGTCCTGAGCGCTTCCAGGGgtagggcagccacagcttccctgggcagcctgttccagtgcctcgctaccctcacaggaaagaattccTTTCTAATAGTCAACCTAAATATCtcctcttttaattttaaagtgttCTCTCTTGCCCTATTGCTACATGCCGTtgtaaaaagtaattttctcttttttttttccttttttttttttttataggcCCCTTTTAAGTATTGGATGGTCTCAATAAGATCTCTCCAAAACCTTTTCTCTTCCAGGCTCAACCCTAGGCATGTCAGCCTGTCCTCACAGGAGATaggctccagccctctgatcatcttcataGCCTCCTCTGGATCTGCTCCAACATATCCCTGTCTTTCCTCTTGGGGACCAGAGAGCTGGATtcagcagcaaagggcagcatTGCCTCCTCTGACCCGCTGCCCAGGATGCAGCTGGCTTTGTGGGCTCCGACTGCTCACTcttggttcatgtccagctttccACCCATAAGAACCCCCACTTCTTTCTCATCAGACCTACTCTCAGTgagttttccactctgtgttcTGCACTTGTGCCTGGCATCGTCCAGACCcagaggcagcacagggcactTGGGCTTGTCGAACTGCATGAGGTTCTTGTGGGGCCGGGTTTGTCCGGGTCCCCCTGGACGGCACCGTGCCCTTCAGGAGTGTCACCCACACCTTCAGGAGTGTCACCCACCCCACCCAGCTTGTCATCTGGCTGCGGGTGCTCCCACTCCCGCTGCCTGTGGCATTGATAAAGACTTTAAAAGCCCCGGCCAGTCCCAAGacacagccctgagggacagcacttgTCACTCGTCTCCAGTCTCCACCTGGATGTAACGTCAGTACCCACGGCACCCTGGCCGCACCCGAATAATTCCTGTAATCCGTCTGTGAAGTCTGGACACAGACGGTGGCGGAGGATTCAGCTACCACTTTCGGTAGTTAATGCATCCATGTCCCATCACATACATCGCATTCCTTTTTCACTGCCCGTATACAGAGCAAGAACTCctcaacagattttttttttttttgatctaTTTTTTAACCAGAGTAGGGGTAGCTCCACCGAAATGGAGCCTCAAAAAATTTCTCGACACTCGTGCCTGTTCCTCTCCACGGAAATCTTTAGTAAAAGGCGAAAGATTTATACGATCTGAAGAGAAACCAGAGTATGCCATGGCGGGCCGTCGCGCACAGCCcgtccctgggctgtccctctcTGGGACACGGCGACTCGCGGCGCCCCGCCTGGCTCTCCCGCCggcccgctccgctcccgcgGCACTGGCACGGGTCCGGCCCGCGCTGGCCgcagcagccccgggcagcgGCGGCCCGAAACCGGACCGgggccgctccgccgccgcgcGGGGCACCCTGGGTAGCGGCATAAATCTGAATACTAATAGGGGATATGCTAATGAACCCCGCGCCGCGCACCGGGCATGCAAATGAACCAGAATACTAATGTGCGTATGCTAATGAGGCTGTCACGACCCGCAGCCCGAGGGCTGTTGCGCTCCTCGGGTTCGCCGGGCCCTGGGACCTGCCCGGAGACGTGCGCACGGCGAGCTGCCGGCCCTGCCCGGAGACGTGCGCACGGCGAGCTGCCGGCCCTGCCCGGAGGCGTGCGCGCGGTGACCCGGCGGACAGACCCCCGGCAATGCCTGCTCCCCGCGGGCCGCCGCCATTTtgcgccggccgccgccgccgccaccgcgtCTCCAGGCAACGGTGCGCGCCTCGCTCTGGCGGCGCGGTGACGTCACCGCATCGCGAGAGCTCGTCCCGCCAAGCCGCCCCGCGAGCTTCCGCCCCGCCTCTTTCCGCCGGTGCCGCGCCATGGGTGAGTGAAGGAGCCCGGCGCTGCCGCCATCCGCCGCCATCCGCCCGCTGCGCCGCCGCATCCGCCCCGCTCCCCCACCGGGTGGCAAGCGGGGCCTACCGCCGGCCTGCGCCGTCCGCCATCGGGGGCGGCTGCGGTGGTGCCGAGCCGCTGGCGGGGGGAGGGTGAGCGGGCCCAACATGGCGGCTGGTGGATGAGGAGGGCGGGCGGCCTCTTCTCGCTGCGCCATAATTTCCTGCAGATCCCGGGCGCTGGGCTCGCTCCGGTGTCTGGCGCAGATGAGCAGGTGCGGGTGGGGGGGAGCAGCGTTCGGCGGGCCCGTCAGCAGGGGTGCGGGGTGCGTTGTGGAGCACGGCGCACGTCGGCAGCTCGGGGCCTTGCGGAGGCGGCGCGTTCTGCAGAGATGGTCCCCGCTGGGGACCCAGCAGGCTGAGTTGATTCGGGGTGTCTCTCGCAGGGGCTCAGCGGACAGGTGGGATGGGGGTCCGCCACATCCTTCCAGTAGCGTAGGATGGTTGCTGTAGTGTGCCTGTCCCATCGGCATCGGGCGCTTCCCAGAGAGCGCCCAGCACGCGAGGTACGTGGGGAGGCGGCTTCCCAGAGAGAGCGCGGAACaggggctctgcctgccttGTACAGCTCTGCTGGAAGGGGTGTGCTCGGGGCAGGTCTGAGTGTCAATGATGAAGCTTCTCTGACTGCTGCATGAGGCTGAGTGCACTGTGCGGATACCAACCTTGGAGAGCTGAGGACTCAGACCCGCGCCCTGCTGCTGCGTGAGGCTGGGCCCGTGGCACCCTCTGACCACGCTGCTCTCCGTGCAGGTATCTCCCGGGACAACTGGCACAAGCGTCGCAAGACTGGGGGCAAGAGGAAGCCCTACCACAAGAAGAGGAAGTATGAGTTGGGGCGACCTCCCGCCAACACTAAGGTGAGTGATTGGGCACGGTTGGTCAGAATCATGTTTTCCAACTCgagttgctgctgctgtgctatTAGAGGTTTACATTCCTCCTGTTTGGTGTGGGGTTCAATATCTGACCATCCTTCTCTGAAGGGTGGTGCTTTCCCCCCTGCCGCTGGAAAGCAGCGATACATTTTTGCAGGCAATTGGAGTGATGAAGCTTTCACCTTAGGCAGATGCACAGACCGTTCTGGTCGTTCACTGCGTCTGCCGATGCCGGGGTCTGTCATAGTTACACTGACCACATTGCCTGGGAggcggggctgtgccgggctcctggggggccgggcagggtcacagtgccagcagcagccccgtgTTTGTGCCTGCAGATTGGCCCCCGCCGGATTCACACCGTGAGGGTTCGCGGGGGAAACAAGAAGTACCGAGCCCTTCGCCTGGACGTCGGCAACTTCTCCTGGGGCTCAGAGTGTGAGTATGTGGTGAGCCTGCTGCGTGCCAGGGACACCTGTGCTGGCCTGGGTACTGCTGCACAGTGGAAGGATGGAACTGTGGGCTTGGAGCGAGcatcctggggctggcagctgaaGCAGCGTGCATGGTGATGATGATAACTTTGACCTTACGTGGCCTTAGGGGACTTGGATTTCCACTAAGTTCACAGTGATAGGAGTGTCATAGTTACACTGAGTGACATGCTGACATTAACTTTTTGTGGGGGAGGGGGACTAAAAAGGGGCTGAAATCCTATATATGAGTAGTTCTTCAGAAACACAAGTTTTGTTCATCAGTGGATAGGGTTACTGAAAGTTAAGTGATGTTGAGCAACAGAGAAAGGCTCTGAGGATGCTTGTGAGAAGGCCTGACCCTAGGACAGTGTCACATTAGCATGTGCAATTTCATTTTGGTGCTTTGCTAAGCAAAAGTAAGAAGCCCAGAAGCAGGAGGGGGATTCTGTCATATTTCCCCTGAGCAAGGTCGGTTTTCTTTGCTTTACAAGCTGACAACAGTATCTCTTGAGCCTGGGCTCAGTTAGTGTTGAGTGCTGAGTAGGATGGTGAAACAGCAGTAAGGAGGGTGGTGGGTTGGTGACCTGCATGGTGTGAGGGGACAGGACCTGCTTTCAGTTATCTCAGAGCATTGTCTGTGCAGTGAAAAGTGTCATTACAGTCAGTATTGCACATGTGAAGAGGCTGAGTGTACCTTGCAGCAGGGACAAGGTATGTGAGTGAAGGGAGAAAAGCCACCCGTGCAGGGTCTTTGTGTATATGGGGGGGCTGTTTTCAGGGCAGGTGACTGCTAAACAGTCAAATCTAGTAACCAAGGCTGCATGCTTCAGGGGGGTCTTGGAAGGGTGAAAACAGCAGCTTCCCTTCTCAATTACTCATAGATCCTCATCCTATAGAAATGGCTTATGAAATGTGTTTCAGGGCAGTCCCACTCAGTATGGCTTAATTCAGTAATTCTAGCAAGTGCATACAGCACTGAGCCCTGTGTGCAGTGCTAGCTGGCATCTGCTGATCTTGCTAGCCTGGAAAGTTATTTTCTAGGGTTGCTTAGATACTTTTGAGATGAGTTCCAGCAAGGCTACTGGTCCTGGTTTTTCATATAGGAGGGATTTCATTTCCAAATGTAGATTTCTGTCCTAACAACAGAAAATTTGATGGATGAAAAATAGATGCATCTTGTAGTTAAATTTAGTTCAGtgccaggcaggctggaagATACTGGGTGGGGTGTTGAGTGCAAAGTTATTTAAAAAGCTTGTGTGAGATGCTGTGAGCTGCACACTCTGATCCCTGTAGGTCTGACCTCATGCTCTTCTCTTGAAAGGCTGCACTCGCAAGACCAGAATTATTGATGTTGTGTACAACGCCTCCAACAACGAGCTGGTGCGGACCAAGACGCTGGTGAAGAACTGCATCGTGCTCATCGACAGCACCCCGTACCGGCAGTGGTACGAGGCGCACTACGCCCTGCCCCTGGGGCGCAAGAAGGGCGCCAAGCTGGTACGCCTGCCTCGTCCCCTTGGCCCCTGcacacagcctgccctgccagagGCAGTTCCCGTCCTGACAGTGCCTGCCGGGACAGGGTGGGGTACCCAGCAGTGCTTATCCGAGCTGTGCCCCCATAGCTTCCCAGGATAAGTCTGGCTCTCTTAATGGAGTGCTCAGTAGGAGCTCTCGCAGAAGCTCTCACCCATTTGTGCACAAGGACCTGCCTGTCAAGATCTTTGTCTTCTAATGATGATACCTTTGTCCAGTTCTGCTACTGAAGGGAGAGCGATGACAATTTAGGATGCTGAGGAAGACTTTGTAGGCTGGGTTCTTGTGCTGGGCAGTGATTGCTCTGGTGAGAAGCTTGGGGATTGCTCATTGAACCTCAGCATGTTTTTAAGTGTCTTGAAACTACACTGAGCCATTAATCTAAGAATCAAACCCTGGACTGCTAGAAGGTATTTAAAACCCCACGTGTAGCATTCAGATAAATTCTTGCATTAAAAGCAAAGCAGTTCTTGTTTGGGTGCTGTGTAGTGCAGAAGCAGGGGGAGAGCTCGTCTGCCTGGACTTGCACCACACCCAAGTGCTTTCATTATTTCTGCAGAGGGAAAGAGTATTCACTGCTTTCTGTAGAAGTGATTCACCAGGGAAACCTTTGCAGTTTCATTGACTTGAGAACAGCCTTCCCGAGGGCAATGTGCTCAGTTGTCAGCAGTGACTCTGGTTAGCAGTGTTGCATTTCTTGGTCTCAAAAGTGAAATGCAGGACCTGGTTCTGTGAGATCAAAGTATTTGTACCTCAGCCAGGCATGACTTTGAAAACAGTACAGTGTTGAGAATACAAGGGCTTCCTTCATGGTAGTGGAAAACACCTGTGTTAGTGGAAGGTGGCCATTtgttaaactttttttttttttgcttttggtcTTGGGTTTAGACtcctgaagaggaggaaatACTGAACAAGAAGCGTTCAAAGAAGATCCAGAAAAAATACGATGAGCGAAAGAAGAATGCCAAGATAGCAAGTATTCTTGAGGAGCAGTTCCAGCAAGGAAAGCTACTTGGTGAGTCCCTGGCAGCATTAATGTGACTGGTTATTTATCTTCTCCAGAGATACCCCActtggggcaggatggggaagTCTGGCTAGCCAGGCTTCTGCAGTCGATTATTCCTGTTGGGGCTTTGAGAAAGAAAGGGGCTCAAGACTAGCAAAATGAGCAAGTGTGTGTCAGAAAAATGTGCCTCAGGCATCTGAGAGATTTGATGTTTCAAACTCTGGCAAACAGTTGAGTGTTCTGAAGTCTTCTGGTGATGAGACCTTTGTCCAGTTCTGCTACTGAACCCGAGCGATGACAGTTTGGAGATCTGAGGAGGACTTCATTAGGGACTGCAGCAGCGCAGCTTCCAGAGCACGGTGCCTCCACACTGGAGACTGGGTTACTGCAGAGGGGCTGCGTGCAGTGCCTGTTCTTTGCTGTGTGCCCTGGGGTGGGGAATTGCCAGACTGTAACTGGATGACTTCTCCTTGCAGCCTGCATTGCCTCCAGACCCGGACAGTGTGGCCGAGCTGATGGGTACGTGTTGGAAGGCAAGGAATTAGAGTTCTACTTGAGGAAGATCAAGGCCAGAAAAGGCAAATG comes from the Passer domesticus isolate bPasDom1 chromosome 7, bPasDom1.hap1, whole genome shotgun sequence genome and includes:
- the RPS8 gene encoding small ribosomal subunit protein eS8, with the protein product MGISRDNWHKRRKTGGKRKPYHKKRKYELGRPPANTKIGPRRIHTVRVRGGNKKYRALRLDVGNFSWGSECCTRKTRIIDVVYNASNNELVRTKTLVKNCIVLIDSTPYRQWYEAHYALPLGRKKGAKLTPEEEEILNKKRSKKIQKKYDERKKNAKIASILEEQFQQGKLLACIASRPGQCGRADGYVLEGKELEFYLRKIKARKGK